The sequence TGAGCGGGGTCACCATGCTCGGCTGGATGTTCGGCGTGCTGGCCGGCGGCACCGTGATCATCGAGCAGGTGTTCGGCCGGCCCGGGCTCGGCCAGGTCGCCGTGCAGGCGGTCGGCGCCGGTGACATGCCCGTGGTGCTCGCGGTCGTGGTGCTCGGCGCGGCCGTCTTCGTGGTGATCAACACGCTCGCGGACCTCACCTACCTGATCATCGATCCCCGGCTGCGGAGGACCTGACGATGACCGTCGCCCTGACCCGGCCCCGCGCCGTGCGGCTGGCCGTGGGCCGGCCCCGCCCCGGTGTCACGCTCGCCGCCGTCTTCCTGGCCCTGGTGCTGACCGCGGCGGTGTGGCCGGCGCTGCTGGCCGGCGACCCGCTGGCCGCCGACCCGCTGCACGCGCTGCAGGCGCCCTCGGCCGGGCACCTGTTCGGCACCGACCAGCTCGGCCGGGACGTGTTCGACCGGGTGGTGCACGGCGCCCGCCACTCGCTGAGCATCGGGGTGGCGGCCACCGCCCTCGCGGTCGGCGCCGGCATCCTGCTCGGCCTGGTCGCCGGGTCCACCCACCGGCTCGCCGACGAGGCGCTCAGCCGCTCGTTCGACGCGCTGGCCGCCTTCCCGCTGGTGCTGCTGGCGTTGCTGTTCATCGCGCTCGCCGGGCCCGGCGCCACCAGCCTGATCGTGGCGATCGGGGTGGCGCTGGTGCCGCACTTCGCCCGGGTGGTGCGGGCACAGACGTTCGTGGTGCGCCGGGCCGCGTACGTCACGCACGCGGTCGCCTTCGGCGCCGGCCGGTCCCGCCTGGTGCTGCGCCACGTGCTGCCCAACGTGCTCGGCCCGGTCCCGGTGCTCGCGGTGATCGGGCTCGGTGAGGCGGTGCTGCTCGCCGCCGGGCTCAGCTTCCTCGGCATGGGACCGCAGCCGCCGTCGCCGGAATGGGGCGCGATGATCGCCGAGGGCCGCGGCTACCTGCACGTCGCCTGGTGGGCGTCGATCCTGCCGGGCGCCGCGGTCACCGCCACGATCCTCGCGCTCACCGTCGCCGGCCGTTTCCTGCAGCGCCGCTTCGAGGGACGGGACCTGCCATGATCCGGGTCGAGGACCTGCGGGTCACCTTCCACCTGCCCCGGCGCGCCGTCGAGGCGGTCCGCGGGGTCAGTTTCACCATCGAGTCCGGCGAGTGCGTGGCGATCGTCGGCGAGTCCGGCTCCGGCAAGAGCGTCACCGCCCGCAGCCTGGTCGGCCTGGCCGGTCCGGGCGCCCGGGTGGACGCCGCCCGGCTGGAGGTCGGCGGGCGGGACGCGCGCCGCTTCGCGCCGCGGGACTGGCGCCGGCTGCGCGGCGGGTTCGCCGCCCTGGTGCTGCAGGACGCCCTGGTCTCGCTCGACCCGCTGCGCACGGTGGGCGCGGAGATCGGTGAGGTCCTGCGGGTGCACGGCCAGGGTTCGCCCGCCGACCGTACGAGCCGGGTGCACCGCCTGCTGGAGGAGGTGCACGTGCCGGAGCCGGCGCGCCGGGCCAGGCAGTACCCGCATCAGCTCTCCGGCGGGCTGCGCCAGCGCGCGCTGATCGCCTCCGCCCTGGCCGGGCGCCCGAAGCTGCTGATCGCCGACGAGCCGACCACCGCCCTGGACGCCACCGTGCAGGCGCAGATCCTCGCCCTGCTCGCCGAGCGGCGGGCGGCCGGTCAGACGTTGCTGCTGATCAGCCACGACCTGGCCGTCGTCAGCCGGCTGGCCGACCGGATCCTGGTGATGCGGGACGGGCGGATCGTCGAGACCGGGACGACCCGGGCGCTGCTGTCCGGGGCCGGTCATCCGTACACCAGGGGTCTGATCGCCGCCGCGCGGGGCCGCCGCCGGGAGCCGGCCGCCGAGCCCGGCCCGGTGGTCGCGCAGGCGACCGGGCTGCGCAAGGTCTACGGCGACCGCACCGTGCTGCACGGCGTCGACGTCGACGTGCGGCGCGGCGAGATCGTCGGCCTGGTCGGCGAGTCCGGCTCCGGCAAGACCACCGTGGCGCAGCTGCTGTTCGGGCTGATCGAGCCGACGTCCGGGCAGGTCCGCTTCGAGGGGCAGCGGTTCAGCGGGGTGAGCGAACGGTCCCGGCGGCCGATCCGCCGGCGGCTGCAGTTCATCGCCCAGGACCCGCTGTCGGCGTTCGACCCGCGCTGGACCGTGCGCCGCATCGTCGGCGAGGCGCTGCCCCGCGGCGCGACCGTGGCCCCGGTCCTGGAGCGGGTGGGGCTCGGCGCGGACGTGCTGGACCGTTACCCGCGGCAGCTGTCCGGCGGGCAGCGGCAGCGTGTCGCCATCGCCCGCGCCATCGCGCCACGACCGAGTCTGATCATCTGCGACGAGCCGGTGTCCGCCCTGGACGTCTCGGTGCAGGCGCAGATCCTGGACCTGCTCGCCGGGATCCGTGCGACCGACGGGACCGCGCTGCTGTTCATCTCGCACGACCTCGGCGTGATCCGCGACCTGGCCGACCGGGTGCTGGTCATGCACGACGGGCGGGTGGTGGAGCAGGGGCCGGTCCGGGCCGTCTTCGACCGGCCCGGACACGAGTACACCCGCAAACTGCTCGACGCCGTACCGAAACTGGAGGTTCCGGCATGACATCGCACCTGGCGGTCGCCCTCGACGGCGACTCCTTCGACGCCGCCGACTGGGTGGCCCAGGTCCGCCTGGCCGACGAGGCCGGGCTGGACCTCGTCACCTTCGAGGACAGCTTCGGCCGGCGCGGCCCGGACGCGGTGCTGGTCGCCTCCCGCGTCGCGCCGCTGACCCGGCACGTCGGGCTGGTCCCGGTCGCGACGACCACCCACACCGAGCCGTTCCACCTGTCCACCGCCCTGGCCACGCTCGACCACGTCAGCCACGGGCGGGCCGGCTGGCAGGTGCGGGTCTCCGCCGACCCGGCCGAGGCGGCGCTGCTCGGCCGGCGCGCGCCGCTCGGCTTCGACGAGCTGTTCGCCGAGGCCGCCGACGCGGTCGAGGTGGTCCGGCGGCTCTGGGACAGCTGGGCGGACGACGCGATCATCAAGGACGTCGCCACCGGACGGTTCATCGACCGGGACAAGCTGCACTACATCGACTTCGCCGGGCCGTACTTCGCGGTCAAGGGCCCGTCGATCGTGCCGCGTCCGCCGCAGGGGCAGCCGGTGGTCGCGGCGCTGGCCCACGGCCCGCGGGTGTGGCAGCGCCTCGACGCCGACGTCTACTTCACCACGCCCGCCGACGCGGACGCCGCCGCGCGCATCGTCCGGCAGATCCCGGCCGGGCGGAAGGTCTTCGCCGACCTGGTCGCCTTCCTCGACGACGACCAGCGAACCGCGATCGGCCGCCGCGGCGCGGCCATCTCCGACGCCGCCGTCTTCGCCGGGACGCCCGCCGGGCTCGCCGACCTGATCGCCGCCTGGCAGCCGGCCGGGCTCGCCGGGTTCCGGCTGTGGCCCGGCGACCCGGCACACGACCTGCCCGCGATCACCCGCGAGCTGGTCCCCGAGCTGCGCCGGCGCGGGCTGTTCCAGCCGTCGGCCGCCACCACCCTGCGCGACCGGCTCGGCCTGCCGGCGGCCGTCAACCGTTACGAAGGAGCCGCACGTGCCTAAGCAGATCATCCTCGCGGCGCATTTCCCGGGCGTGAACAACACGACCGTGTGGAGCGACCCGCGCGCCGGCAGCCAGATCGCGTTCGCGTCGTTCGAGCACCTGGCGCGGACCGCCGAGCGCGGCCGGTTCGACTTCTTCTTCCTGGCCGAGGGGCTGCGGCTGCGCGAGCAGCGCGGCCTGATCCACGACCTGGACGTGGTCGGCCGCCCGGACACCCTGACCGTGCTCGCCGCGCTGGCCGCGGTGACCGAGCACCTCGGCCTGGCCGGCACCCTCAACGCCACCTACCACGAGCCGTACGAGCTGGCCCGCCAGCTGGCCACCCTCGACCACCTCTCCGGCGGCCGGGCCGCGTGGAACGTGGTCACCTCACCGGGCGGGTTCTTCGGCGCCAACTTCCGGCGCGGCGGCTTCCTCGACCACGCCGACCGGTACCTGCGCGCCGGAGAGTTCATCGAGGCCGCCCGGGCGCTGTGGGACTCCGACGGCGGCGACTTCGCGTACCGCGGGCGGCAGTTCGACATCCGGGGCCGTTTCGGGGCGCCGCGCAGCCCGCAGGGCCACCCGGTGATCCTGCAGGCCGGTGACTCCGACGGCGGGCGCGAGCTGGCCGCGAAGTACACCGACGCGATCTTCTCCCGGCACCACCAGCTCGCCGACGCGCAGGAGTTCTACCGCGACGTCAAGAGCCGGCTGGCGCGGTACGGCCGGGACCGGGACAGCCTGAAGATCATTCCCGGGGTGTCGTACGTGCTCGGCGACAGCGACGCCGACGCCCAGGAGAAGGCCCACCACATCCGGCGCCAGCAGGTCAGCCCGCAGACCGCGATCCTGCTGCTGGAGCAGCTGTGGAACCGGGACCTGTCCGGGTACGACCCGGACGGCCCGCTGCCGGAGATCGACCCGCGGCTCGACGAGGACGACACCATCGTCCAGGGCCGGGCCGGCATGTACGCCGACCGGCTGCGGACCGCGAACGAGTGGCGGGCCCGCGCCGAGCAGAAGAACCTCGGCATCCGCGACCTGATCATCGAGGTGACCGGCCGGCAGAACTTCATCGGCACCCCGGCGCGGGTGGCGCAGCAGCTCGACGAGTACGTGCAGACCGACGCCTGCGACGGGTTCATCCTGGTCCCGCACCTGACCCCGACCGGCCTCGACGACTTCGTCGACCAGGTCGTGCCGCTGCTGCAGGAGCGCGGCGTGTTCCGCACCGAGTACGAGGCCGGCACGCTGCGCGGGAACCTGGGGCTGGCATGAGGTTCCTGCTGCTCACCCTGATCACGCACTTCGACCGGGACCGCAGCCCGGCGCGGCGCCTGCGCGAGGTGGTGGACAGCGCCGTCGTGGCCGAACAGCTCGGCTACGACGGCTTCGCCGTGGGGGAGCGGCACGAGCGGCCGTTCCTGTCCTCGGCCCCGCCCGTGGTGCTCAGCCACATCGCCGCGCACACCTCCACCATCCGGCTCTGGACCGGTGTCACCACGCTGAGCCTGCTCGACCCGGTCCGGGCCTTCGAGGACTACAGCACCCTGGACAACCTCTCCGACGGACGCCTCGAACTGATCATCGGCAAGGGCAACGGCGCCGCCCAGGCCCGGCTGTTCCACGTCACCACCGACGACCAGTGGGACCGGCTGCGGGAGGGCTACGAGCTGTTCCGGCGGCTGTGGCGCGAACCCCGGGTCACCTGGTCCGGGCGGTTCCGGCCGCCGCTGACCGACGCCGAGACCTGGCCCCGGCCGCTGCAACAGCCGATCACCGTCTGGCACGGCAGCGCCACCAGCCGGGCCTCGGTCGAGCTGGCCGCGGAGTACGGCGACCCGCTGTTCTCCGCGAACGTCACCCACCCGATCGAGCCGTACGCCGAGCTCATCGACCACTACCGGGAGCGCTGGGCGGCGCACGGCCACGACCCGGCGGCGATCCGGATCGGCGCGGGCACCGCCGGCTTCCACGTGGCCCGCACCTCGCAGGAGGCGCTGGCGGCGTACCGGCCGGTCTGGCAGGCCCGGGTCGAACAGTTCCGCCGGGTCGGCGTGGAACCGGTCTTCCCGACCGTGGAGGACGCCGTCGAGCGCAGCTCCGCGCTGATCGGCAGCCCGCAACAGATCATCGACAAGGT is a genomic window of Actinoplanes teichomyceticus ATCC 31121 containing:
- a CDS encoding LLM class flavin-dependent oxidoreductase, whose product is MTSHLAVALDGDSFDAADWVAQVRLADEAGLDLVTFEDSFGRRGPDAVLVASRVAPLTRHVGLVPVATTTHTEPFHLSTALATLDHVSHGRAGWQVRVSADPAEAALLGRRAPLGFDELFAEAADAVEVVRRLWDSWADDAIIKDVATGRFIDRDKLHYIDFAGPYFAVKGPSIVPRPPQGQPVVAALAHGPRVWQRLDADVYFTTPADADAAARIVRQIPAGRKVFADLVAFLDDDQRTAIGRRGAAISDAAVFAGTPAGLADLIAAWQPAGLAGFRLWPGDPAHDLPAITRELVPELRRRGLFQPSAATTLRDRLGLPAAVNRYEGAARA
- a CDS encoding ABC transporter permease — its product is MTVALTRPRAVRLAVGRPRPGVTLAAVFLALVLTAAVWPALLAGDPLAADPLHALQAPSAGHLFGTDQLGRDVFDRVVHGARHSLSIGVAATALAVGAGILLGLVAGSTHRLADEALSRSFDALAAFPLVLLALLFIALAGPGATSLIVAIGVALVPHFARVVRAQTFVVRRAAYVTHAVAFGAGRSRLVLRHVLPNVLGPVPVLAVIGLGEAVLLAAGLSFLGMGPQPPSPEWGAMIAEGRGYLHVAWWASILPGAAVTATILALTVAGRFLQRRFEGRDLP
- the nikE gene encoding nickel ABC transporter ATP-binding protein NikE, whose product is MIRVEDLRVTFHLPRRAVEAVRGVSFTIESGECVAIVGESGSGKSVTARSLVGLAGPGARVDAARLEVGGRDARRFAPRDWRRLRGGFAALVLQDALVSLDPLRTVGAEIGEVLRVHGQGSPADRTSRVHRLLEEVHVPEPARRARQYPHQLSGGLRQRALIASALAGRPKLLIADEPTTALDATVQAQILALLAERRAAGQTLLLISHDLAVVSRLADRILVMRDGRIVETGTTRALLSGAGHPYTRGLIAAARGRRREPAAEPGPVVAQATGLRKVYGDRTVLHGVDVDVRRGEIVGLVGESGSGKTTVAQLLFGLIEPTSGQVRFEGQRFSGVSERSRRPIRRRLQFIAQDPLSAFDPRWTVRRIVGEALPRGATVAPVLERVGLGADVLDRYPRQLSGGQRQRVAIARAIAPRPSLIICDEPVSALDVSVQAQILDLLAGIRATDGTALLFISHDLGVIRDLADRVLVMHDGRVVEQGPVRAVFDRPGHEYTRKLLDAVPKLEVPA
- a CDS encoding LLM class flavin-dependent oxidoreductase encodes the protein MPKQIILAAHFPGVNNTTVWSDPRAGSQIAFASFEHLARTAERGRFDFFFLAEGLRLREQRGLIHDLDVVGRPDTLTVLAALAAVTEHLGLAGTLNATYHEPYELARQLATLDHLSGGRAAWNVVTSPGGFFGANFRRGGFLDHADRYLRAGEFIEAARALWDSDGGDFAYRGRQFDIRGRFGAPRSPQGHPVILQAGDSDGGRELAAKYTDAIFSRHHQLADAQEFYRDVKSRLARYGRDRDSLKIIPGVSYVLGDSDADAQEKAHHIRRQQVSPQTAILLLEQLWNRDLSGYDPDGPLPEIDPRLDEDDTIVQGRAGMYADRLRTANEWRARAEQKNLGIRDLIIEVTGRQNFIGTPARVAQQLDEYVQTDACDGFILVPHLTPTGLDDFVDQVVPLLQERGVFRTEYEAGTLRGNLGLA
- a CDS encoding LLM class flavin-dependent oxidoreductase, which produces MRFLLLTLITHFDRDRSPARRLREVVDSAVVAEQLGYDGFAVGERHERPFLSSAPPVVLSHIAAHTSTIRLWTGVTTLSLLDPVRAFEDYSTLDNLSDGRLELIIGKGNGAAQARLFHVTTDDQWDRLREGYELFRRLWREPRVTWSGRFRPPLTDAETWPRPLQQPITVWHGSATSRASVELAAEYGDPLFSANVTHPIEPYAELIDHYRERWAAHGHDPAAIRIGAGTAGFHVARTSQEALAAYRPVWQARVEQFRRVGVEPVFPTVEDAVERSSALIGSPQQIIDKVHRYHERFGHEVIHLAADTEGLTEKQQRASLELFASDVAPVLRQLKGR